The Kazachstania africana CBS 2517 chromosome 8, complete genome genome contains a region encoding:
- the TFB2 gene encoding TFIIH/NER complex subunit TFB2 (similar to Saccharomyces cerevisiae TFB2 (YPL122C); ancestral locus Anc_8.620), with amino-acid sequence MSSDLLRHTVNQYLEELPQQVQTRLYESPATCLAIYRLLPQLSKFFVMAMVFNENDVSLRDLDRWVKTNGKLQFQEAIKSMKSLHLIIPSKGNGTLMISLNPTFKESFRNALTGGEINNSFGIVVDNEAEQSRITLNFLDEYSANKWETILHFMVGTPLANIPSHNVLNLLKNSRLMEEADKTGTLKITNEGFQFLLQEINSQIWTLLLQYLKMSESLQMDPVEVLNFIFMLGALEIGKAYSIDGLTETQKTMLRDFRDYGIIFQKNLTSKSFYPTNLAIMLTSDTRSILRTASGAMDSVLRQNKEDSKKQTSGDNVTEDTANDIEQIGLENQEGRDGSLIIETNFKLYSYSNSPLQIAILSLFVHLKSRFVNMVTGQITRESIRRALVNGITADQIIAYLETHAHPRMRRLAEEKLEKKLELDPNSKDTLQILPPTVVDQIKLWQLELDRVITYDGSLYSDFENSTEYNMLSKYAQDIGVLIWKDDKKRKFFVSKEGNTQVLDYAKRKLKKKA; translated from the coding sequence ATGAGTTCTGACCTTCTGAGGCACACCGTCAACCAGTATTTGGAAGAACTTCCGCAGCAGGTGCAAACAAGACTGTATGAGTCTCCTGCAACATGTTTAGCAATTTATAGATTGTTACCacaattatcaaaattcttCGTAATGGCAATggttttcaatgaaaatgatgtaTCGCTGCGTGATTTGGATAGATGGGTCAAGACAAATGGTAAATTACAATTCCAAGAGGCTATCAAATCTATGAAATCTTTACATTTAATAATACCAAGTAAAGGTAACGGTACTCTGATGATTAGTTTGAATCCTACTTTTAAAGAAAGCTTTAGAAATGCCTTGACAGGGggtgaaattaataattcGTTCGGTATTGTCGTCGATAATGAAGCGGAACAAAGTAGAATCACATTAAATTTCCTTGACGAATATTCTGCAAATAAATGGGAAACTATCTTACATTTCATGGTGGGTACTCCCTTGGCCAATATACCATCCCATAATGTTTTAAATTTACTGAAAAATAGTAGATTGATGGAAGAAGCTGATAAAACAGGCACATTGAAAATCACAAATGAGGgttttcaatttctgttgcaagaaataaattcaCAAATTTGGACTCTATTAttacaatatttgaaaatgtcTGAATCGTTACAAATGGATCCTGTGGAAGTTTTaaactttattttcatgCTTGGTGCTTTGGAAATTGGGAAGGCATACAGTATTGATGGATTAACTGAAACTCAAAAGACAATGTTAAGAGATTTTAGAGACTACGGTataatattccaaaaaaatCTTACATCTAAGTCATTCTACCCAACCAATCTTGCGATTATGTTGACTTCAGATACAAGAAGTATACTGAGAACAGCGTCAGGTGCCATGGATAGTGTATTAAGGCAAAATAAAGAGGATTCCAAGAAGCAAACTTCTGGTGACAATGTTACAGAGGATACAGCAAATGATATAGAACAGATCGGGCTGGAAAATCAAGAAGGTAGAGATGGCTCCTTAATTATTGAAAcgaatttcaaattatattcatattCAAATTCACCTTTACAGATTGCAATCTTAAGTTTATTCGTACATTTGAAATCAAGATTTGTGAATATGGTAACGGGACAAATAACAAGAGAATCCATCAGAAGAGCATTGGTTAATGGTATTACAGCAGATCAGATTATTGCATATTTAGAAACTCATGCACATCCACGAATGCGAAGATTagcagaagaaaaattagagaaaaaattagaattaGATCCAAATAGTAAAGACACTTTACAAATTTTACCTCCAACTGTTGTTGATCAAATTAAATTATGGCAATTAGAACTAGATAGAGTCATAACATACGATGGGTCATTATattcagattttgaaaatagtaCAGAATATAATATGCTGAGTAAATATGCCCAAGATATTGGCGTGTTAATATGGAAGGATGacaagaagagaaagttTTTTGTATCGAAAGAAGGTAACACACAGGTGCTGGACTACGCTAAaaggaaattgaaaaagaaagcttGA
- the GEA2 gene encoding Arf family guanine nucleotide exchange factor GEA2 (similar to Saccharomyces cerevisiae GEA2 (YEL022W) and GEA1 (YJR031C); ancestral locus Anc_1.455) codes for MIHKKVGAVDPVTIVIKECINLSTAMRKYSKFTSQSGVAALLGGGSDIFSNQDDGLATTFNNLSSTKYNDPFLSGFIQLRLMLNKLNDLNGIDSLTLLQPFLLIISTSSISGYITSLALDSLQKFFSLNIISASSKNYVVAYREAVNALTHCRFEGSQQTSDDSVLLKVVLLLDTIINSQYGDHLSDSTMYDVVQTIMSLACNKRRTEVLRKAAEATMVSITVKIFSKLEELEPINTTQKYINDESYSTNVLKADTIGTSASSDSQSILVDESVHSLSDEDREHDTNEKDQEPIESEPQKTTEQEIQKQEVEVSNSLDPDYGLPVIKQYLTLLLSLIVPENQAKHTNSTRIFGLQLINTAIELCGDRFPLYPRLFSLVSDPIFKCVLYIIQNTDKLSLLQAALQLFTTLVINLGNHLPMQIELTLSRIFSILLDDSTSHSKKSSNVNSRDNKSKPAVLKELLIEQISILWTRSPSFFTSTFTNFDCNLDRADLSINFLKALTRLALPESALDSTESVPPICLEGLVSLIDDMYEHMQRVDRNEYLKKNSTNDNEILKQRELKTEFIKCAKVFNEKPKKGIPMLVEKGFIKSESDEDIANFLFENNSRMNKKTIGLLLCDPKRELLLKKFINLFDFKDLRVDEAVRILLTKFRLPGESQQIERIIEAFSISYVESQDYSSGNEEETEEEPVQPDSDSVFVLSYSIIMLNTDLHNPQVREHMSFEDYSNNLKGCNNQKDYPFWYLDRIYCSIRDKEIVMPEEHHGNDRWFEDAWNNLISSTTVITEIRKDNVNVIDSLTSVELLRFDRAIFKHIGSSIVNTFFKIYIVATDDHIMSRMLTSLDRCAFIAAFFNFKKLFNDILTSIAKLTTLLPASSYVTGAPGSEATEEENAESNASVQPTVERGYIDIDTIPLVEITMEDSKQKIPVSTQAVRLGKSFKAQLCTVILFRIIQRTNDPSIMGLEFMSDIVKILLSLFENLLISPDIFPDLQQRLKIGNLPRPLPEITITKNNENKGLLSTFASYLKGDEEPSDEEIDSSIKALDCIASSKATSSIFGNVNIITPTLVRLLITSINVNKTAENSRFFEAEILFIIEISVALLLVKNDKELSLVVLEKLCELTEMTGVTKRTIRRLVTYKLLLISVIKGQEEKLHYFINEELLLKNEIFNQKFFALEQGMELISILLSLTEIPNYSEYVLKDEGFWKVLRMIASMPEHTQEIYDYLNKRIIGDNNNLLSNENFMFVLGLLDEISSIGAIGSKWEQDYNNSVKSGHKISNENPYQPIVEISLKSINSTARLISSSTLTKNQIIAIIQALAHQCINPCEQIRSYALVSLEDALTEKIRLPNAEITTLEDLIENGLVTLLNASDRNKKDNMSISDILQVISKVYLYHLREGITTNDTFLKILGIFNAYVEIPEVENELQQVIIEKKKIEKTFNETESSHDQETVDQIQD; via the coding sequence ATGATACATAAGAAGGTAGGGGCTGTTGATCCAGTGACCATTGTGATCAAAGAATGTATCAACTTATCTACCGCAATGAGAAAGTACAGCAAGTTTACTTCACAATCTGGAGTGGCTGCATTACTTGGCGGCGGCAGTGATATTTTCAGTAACCAGGATGATGGCCTGGCCACtacattcaataatttatcaagtACTAAATATAATGATCCATTTTTATCAGGATTCATTCAACTTCGATTGATGCTCAATAAACTGAATGATCTGAATGGCATCGATTCATTGACCCTTTTACAACCATTTTTACTCATTATTAGCACCAGTTCCATATCAGGTTATATCACATCTTTGGCTTTGGACTCATTacagaaatttttctcaCTGAATATTATCAGTGCCAGTTCTAAAAACTACGTTGTAGCTTACAGAGAAGCTGTAAATGCCTTAACACATTGTAGATTTGAAGGATCGCAACAAACTTCAGACGATTCCGTCCTTTTGAAAGTCGTATTATTACTAGATACAATAATCAATTCACAATATGGCGACCATCTATCAGATTCCACAATGTATGATGTCGTTCAAACTATCATGTCATTAGCCTGCAACAAGAGAAGGACAGAAGTCTTGAGAAAAGCTGCTGAAGCAACAATGGTTTCTATCACagttaaaattttcagcaAATTAGAGGAATTAGAACCTATAAATACCActcaaaaatatatcaatgatGAAAGTTACTCAACTAACGTCCTCAAAGCAGATACCATTGGTACAAGCGCTAGTAGTGATAGTCAGTCCATTTTGGTCGATGAATCTGTGCATTCTTTAAGTGACGAGGATAGAGAACACGAtactaatgaaaaagatcaaGAACCAATAGAATCTGAACCTCAAAAAACCACAGAACAAGAAATACAGAAGCAGGAAGTCGAAGTTTCCAATTCATTGGACCCCGATTATGGCTTACCTGTTATAAAGCAATATTTAACTTTActtttatcattaattGTCCCAGAAAATCAGGCAAAGCATACAAATAGTACCAGAATATTTGGTTTACAACTTATAAATACAGCTATTGAACTATGTGGCGACAGATTTCCTCTGTATCCTCGACTATTTAGTCTAGTCTCCGATCCGATATTTAAATGTGTTCTTTATATCATCCAAAACACCGATAAACTTTCACTTTTACAAGCAGCTTTACAACTTTTTACAACTTTGGTCATAAATTTGGGAAATCATCTACCAATGCAGATTGAACTAACATTGAGCCGTATATTCTCCATCTTATTGGACGATTCTACGTCACATTCTAAAAAATCAAGCAATGTTAACTCTAGAGATAACAAATCAAAACCAGCTGTTcttaaagaattattaattgaacaaatttcaatattatgGACAAGATCCCCATCTTTTTTCACATCAACATTTACAAACTTCGATTGTAATTTGGATAGAGCTGATTTATCtataaatttcttaaaagCATTGACCAGGTTGGCACTACCAGAATCAGCATTAGACTCAACTGAAAGTGTTCCACCGATTTGTCTCGAAGGTTTAGTCTCGTTAATTGATGATATGTACGAGCATATGCAAAGGGTTGATagaaatgaatatttaaagaaaaattcgaCAAACGATAATGAAATTCTGAAACAAAGGGAATTGAAAACAGAGTTCATAAAATGTGCTAAAGtctttaatgaaaaacCAAAGAAAGGGATCCCCATGTTAGTTGAAAAGGGTTTTATTAAATCAGAatctgatgaagatattgcCAACTTTCTGTTCGAAAATAATAGTAGAATGAATAAGAAGACAATTGGTCTTCTACTTTGTGATCCAAAACGAGAACttctattgaaaaagtttatCAACttgtttgatttcaaagatCTTAGAGTAGATGAGGCAGTTCGAATTTTGTTGACAAAATTTAGACTACCTGGTGAATCACAACAAATCGAAAGAATCATTGAAGCCTTTTCCATAAGCTACGTAGAAAGTCAAGATTATTCCTCTGGTAATGAAGAGGAAACAGAGGAAGAACCCGTGCAACCAGACTCAGATTCTGTGTTTGTTCTAAGTTATTCCATTATTATGTTGAATACAGATCTCCATAATCCTCAAGTGAGAGAGCACATGTCATTCGAAGATTATTCTAACAATCTGAAAGGCTGCAACAATCAAAAGGATTATCCATTTTGGTACTTGGATAGAATATATTGCTCTATTAGGgataaagaaattgtcaTGCCTGAAGAACATCATGGAAATGACAGATGGTTTGAAGATGCATGGAACAATTTAATATCTTCTACTACAGTCATAACTGAAATTCGTAAAGATAACGTTAATGTAATTGATTCCCTAACATCCGTTGAATTGTTACGTTTTGATAGAGCAATTTTCAAACATATCGGATCATCAATTGTAAAcacatttttcaaaatatacaTCGTTGCTACAGATGATCATATCATGAGTAGGATGTTGACAAGTCTGGACAGATGCGCATTTATTGCAGcgttcttcaatttcaaaaagttaTTCAACGATATTTTGACGTCCATTGCCAAGTTAACAACATTGTTACCAGCTAGTAGTTACGTCACCGGTGCTCCAGGATCTGAGGCTACCGAAGAGGAAAATGCTGAGTCAAATGCTTCGGTTCAACCTACTGTAGAACGGGGATATATTGACATCGATACTATTCCACTCGTTGAAATTACCATGGAAGATTCGAAGCAAAAGATTCCAGTTAGTACACAGGCTGTTAGATTGGgtaaatctttcaaagcTCAACTATGTACTGTTATACTGTTCAGGATAATACAACGGACCAACGACCCATCAATCATGGGTTTAGAATTTATGTCAGATATAGTTAAGATCCTACTATCGTTATTTGAGAATTTGTTGATTTCACCTGACATATTCCCTGATTTACAACagagattgaaaattggaaatttaCCTAGGCCACTACCAGAGATTACTATAACGAAaaataacgaaaataaAGGTTTATTGTCAACTTTTGCCTCATATTTAAAAGGTGATGAAGAGCcttctgatgaagaaattgattcttCGATAAAAGCGTTGGATTGTATCGCATCAAGTAAAGCtacttcttcaatttttgggAATGTGAACATTATAACTCCAACTCTAGTCAGACTATTAATCACCTCAATAAATGTTAACAAGACGGctgaaaattcaagatttttcGAAGCTGAAATACtattcattattgaaatatcagTGGCATTATTATTGGTGAAAAACGATAAGGAGTTGAGTTTAGttgttcttgaaaaattatgtgAATTAACCGAAATGACTGGTGTTACAAAGAGAACAATTCGCAGATTAGTAACATACAAGTTATTACTAATTTCGGTTATTAAAggtcaagaagaaaaattgcattattttattaatgaGGAATTActgttgaaaaatgaaatattcaatcaaaaatttttcgcATTGGAACAAGGCATGGAATTGATTAGcatattattatcactGACTGAGATACCAAATTATAGCGAATATGTATTGAAGGATGAAGGCTTCTGGAAAGTTTTGAGAATGATTGCATCGATGCCAGAGCATACACAAGAAATTTatgattatttgaataaaagaaTAATCGGGGATAATAATAACCTTTTGAGTAATGAGAATTTCATGTTTGTTCTTGGCTTGTTAGAcgaaatttcatcaattggaGCTATCGGTAGTAAATGGGAACAAGACTATAATAACTCGGTGAAAAGTGGTCATAAGATAAGTAATGAAAATCCATACCAACCTATAGTTGagatttcattaaaatctATTAATTCTACTGCACgtttaatttcatcatcgaCTTTAACTAAGAACCAGATAATTGCGATTATACAAGCGCTGGCTCATCAATGCATAAATCCATGTGAACAAATCCGTTCATATGCATTAGTTTCATTAGAAGATGCATTAACAGAAAAAATACGCCTTCCTAATGCGGAGATTACCACATTGGAGgatttaattgaaaatgggTTAGTGACTCTTTTGAATGCTAGTGACagaaataagaaagatAATATGTCAATTTCTGATATCTTACAAGTTATTTCAAAGGTTTATCTATATCATTTGAGAGAAGGTATAACGACCAATGATACTTTCTTAAAAATCCTGGGGATTTTCAATGCATATGTTGAGATACCAGAAGTTGAGAATGAATTACAACAAGTTAtaatagaaaagaaaaaaatagaaaagaCGTTTAATGAAACTGAATCATCGCATGATCAGGAAACAGTCGATCAGATTCAGGATTGA
- the URA3 gene encoding orotidine-5'-phosphate decarboxylase (similar to Saccharomyces cerevisiae URA3 (YEL021W); ancestral locus Anc_1.453), with protein MSTQTYTERAKAHPSAVASKLLNIMESKKTNLCASIDVRTTQELLDIVSKIGPNICLLKTHVDILEDFSMEGTVKPLKEMSKKFNFLIFEDRKFADIGNTVKLQYTSGVYKIVEWADITNAHGVTGEGIVKGLKEGAKENTEEPRGLLMLAELSSKGSLAHGEYTAGTVNIAKSDKEFVIGFIAQRDMGGREEGYDWLIMTPGVGLDDKGDALGQQYRTVDDVISTGSDIIIVGRGLYGKGRDPLVESERYKKAGWEAYLKRCK; from the coding sequence ATGTCTACACAAACATACACAGAAAGAGCCAAGGCTCACCCTAGTGCGGTTGCCTcgaaattattgaatattatgGAAAGTAAGAAGACTAATCTATGTGCATCAATTGACGTCCGTACTACCCAGGAACTGCTCGATATTGTGAGTAAAATTGGACCAAACATCTGTCTTCTAAAGACTCACGTTGATATTTTGGAAGATTTCTCTATGGAAGGTACAGTGAAACCATTAAAGGAGATGagtaaaaaattcaatttcttaatctttGAAGATAGAAAGTTTGCTGATATTGGTAATACAGTGAAGTTACAGTACACTTCTGGCGTGTATAAGATAGTTGAATGGGCTGATATTACTAATGCCCATGGTGTCACTGGTGAAGGTATTGTAAAGGGTCTAAAAGAAGGTGCTAAGGAGAACACTGAGGAACCTAGAGGCCTTTTAATGTTGGCTGAATTATCTTCCAAGGGTTCTTTAGCACATGGTGAATACACAGCTGGTACTGTTAACATTGCTAAGAGCGACAAAGAATTTGTTATCGGATTTATTGCACAAAGAGACATGGGAGGTAGAGAAGAAGGGTACGACTGGTTAATCATGACTCCGGGTGTTGGATTGGACGACAAAGGTGATGCATTAGGCCAACAATACAGGACTGTTGACGATGTCATTTCAACTGGTTCTGATATAATTATCGTTGGAAGAGGATTGTACGGTAAAGGTAGAGATCCGTTAGTTGAAAGTGAACGTTATAAAAAAGCAGGATGGGAAGCATATTTGAAGAGAtgtaaatga
- the TIM9 gene encoding protein transporter TIM9 (similar to Saccharomyces cerevisiae TIM9 (YEL020W-A); ancestral locus Anc_1.452), with amino-acid sequence MDQLNAREQQDFQKLVEQKQMKDFMRLYSNLVERCFSDCVNDFTSSKLTNKEQSCILKCSEKFLKHSERVGQRFQEQNAALGQGLQR; translated from the coding sequence ATGGACCAATTGAATGCAAGAGAACAACAAGACTTCCAGAAGCTTGTAGAACAGAAGCAAATGAAAGATTTCATGCGTCTGTACTCTAATTTAGTGGAAAGATGTTTTTCTGATTGTGTTAATGATTTCACATCATCCAAGCTCACTAATAAGGAACAAAGTTGTATATTAAAATGTTCCGAAAAGTTTCTCAAACATAGTGAGAGAGTTGGGCAACGTTTCCAGGAACAAAACGCTGCTTTAGGCCAAGGTTTGCAACGTTAA
- the PXP1 gene encoding putative indolepyruvate decarboxylase family protein (similar to Saccharomyces cerevisiae YEL020C; ancestral locus Anc_1.450), producing the protein MPGEITVVEKFTKLLKQYGVDTVFGIVGIPIVTLANEFINQGIKFISCRNEQAASYAASAYGYLTNRPGVLLVVGGPGLIHALPGMYNSTYNKWPLVVIAGSNDNGNEQYKGAFQELDQISLLGNYVKFKGKLTGENMENVVFNAFNHAIQGTFGVTYIDFPGILIESNSLLEGKSNWDDEVTIDKIKSSPDQTTVSKISRLIVDAKSQDKKVLVVIGKGSVYYSSEVRTFIDKFNLPFLPTPMAKGVVPDNHMCNVSSARSFALANADIILVFGARLNWILHYAESPKWKTSAIFIQCDNDPETLGHNNMNHVNLSLLGDLDLTITSITEELVKKYPDYKHNTPSKELISKIESNRSKLQELEKPKDETAELNYNTVYGKISPLIDDESTMLIFEGANTMDKARISFSTSFPLRRLDAGTNGTMGVGLGYLMASRLANPNLDNILIQGDSAFGFSGMEIETLCRFKLGSVIIIMNNSGIYHGNDVNSATKLGEKTRYDLLAQGLGAKGYYVTTLEELESSFKQAVRDSRENNIVSVLNVIIEHGKAKQVGFAWQNKPKK; encoded by the coding sequence ATGCCCGGTGAGATTACAGTTGTTGAGAAGTTCACCAAGCTGTTGAAGCAGTACGGTGTGGACACCGTTTTTGGGATAGTCGGTATCCCGATTGTTACTTTAGCAAACGAGTTTATAAATCAGGgaatcaaatttatatcGTGCCGTAACGAACAAGCTGCCTCGTATGCTGCTAGTGCCTATGGGTATCTGACTAATAGACCCGGCGTATTGCTGGTTGTTGGCGGTCCTGGTTTGATACACGCTTTGCCAGGGATGTACAATTCAACATATAATAAGTGGCCCTTGGTTGTCATTGCAGGCAGTAATGATAATGGTAATGAGCAATATAAAGGTGCGTTCCAGGAATTGGATCAGATCTCCCTATTAGGCAATTATGTCAAGTTTAAAGGTAAATTGACCGGTGAAAACATGGAAAATGTGGTCTTCAATGCATTTAACCATGCTATTCAAGGAACTTTTGGGGTCACTTATATCGATTTTCCCGGTATACTGATAGAAAGTAACTCATTGCTCGAAGGTAAGAGTAACTGGGATGATGAAGTTACCATCGacaaaatcaaatcatcGCCTGATCAAACTACTGTCAGCAAGATTTCAAGGTTGATTGTAGACGCCAAATCTCAAGATAAGAAAGTACTGGTCGTGATAGGGAAAGGTTCTGTATATTATTCAAGTGAAGTAAGAACCTTCATTGACAAATTtaatttaccatttttacCAACACCAATGGCAAAGGGTGTCGTTCCTGATAATCACATGTGTAATGTTTCATCAGCAAGATCATTTGCCTTAGCAAATGCAGATATTATACTTGTATTTGGAGCAAGATTAAATTGGATATTACACTATGCTGAATCTCCTAAATGGAAAACTAGTgccattttcattcaatgtGATAATGATCCTGAAACTCTTGGTCATAACAACATGAATCATGTAAATCTTTCTTTACTCGGTGATCTGGATTTAACCATCACTTCAATAACGGAGGAACTCGTCAAAAAGTATCCGGACTACAAACATAATACTCCTTCAAAAGAGTTAATAtctaaaattgaatcaaataGATCGAAATTACAGGAATTGGAGAAACCAAAGGACGAAACAGCAGAATTAAATTATAACACCGTCTATGGTAAGATATCCCCCCTGATAGACGATGAATCAACAATGTTGATATTCGAGGGAGCAAACACGATGGATAAAGCCagaatttcattttcaacttctttcCCATTGCGCAGACTCGATGCAGGTACAAATGGCACAATGGGTGTTGGACTAGGTTATTTGATGGCATCGAGATTGGCCAATCCAAATCTTGATAATATTCTCATCCAAGGTGATTCTGCCTTTGGATTTTCTGGTATGGAGATTGAAACCTTATGCAGATTTAAACTAGGTTCTGTCATAATAATTATGAATAACTCAGGAATATACCATGGTAATGACGTCAACAGTGCTACTAAATTAGGCGAAAAGACAAGGTATGACCTGCTAGCACAAGGTCTCGGTGCGAAAGGTTATTATGTGACTACCCTTGAAGAGTTAGAATCGAGTTTTAAACAGGCTGTAAGGGATTCGAGGGAAAACAATATAGTCAGTGTACTCAATGTTATTATAGAGCACGGTAAAGCGAAACAGGTTGGGTTTGCATGGCAAAATAAACCTAAAAAATAG
- the MMS21 gene encoding SUMO ligase MMS21 (similar to Saccharomyces cerevisiae MMS21 (YEL019C); ancestral locus Anc_1.448) yields MASGKLLPDSVPLHRHSNKYFHDLHPIDSSLLYSTCEKQFKETIDQIITMSNFLEFETLSNLINQLNDCYQVLMDSQFQAKAQNLSLSESKQKYKIANENCEEVNLKTWSEYASNKLSAPKLSETYKECLQESNNATTSRAPTTSTSKILKILPYILKDPTCIIPDENEDEDDLIINGGQIELICPITCKPFERPMISTKCGHVFDKIGIENYLKGTRDGKRECPQAGCSHTLKMSDFKDDEIMNLRCKISQMIELRDKETDISAENVLDVL; encoded by the coding sequence ATGGCTAGTGGAAAGCTTTTACCAGATTCCGTGCCCTTGCATAGACATTCAAACAAATATTTCCACGATTTACATCCGATAGACTCGTCTCTCCTGTATTCTACATGCGAGAAACAGTTCAAAGAGACAATAgatcaaattattacaatGAGTAATTTTTTAGAATTCGAAACCCTTTCCAATTTAATTAATCAATTAAATGATTGTTATCAGGTTCTAATGGATTCACAATTTCAAGCTAAGGCTCAGAATTTATCACtatcagaatcaaaacaaaaatataagaTAGCTAATGAGAATTGCGAGGAAGTTAACTTAAAGACATGGTCAGAGTATGCTTCAAACAAGCTATCAGCTCCGAAGTTATCTGAAACGTATAAAGAGTGTTTACAAGAATCAAACAACGCTACAACTTCCAGAGCTCCTACAACCTCTACAAGcaagatattgaagatactCCCGTACATATTGAAAGACCCAACGTGTATCATTccagatgaaaatgaagatgaagacgatctaataataaatgGAGGACAAATCGAATTGATCTGTCCGATTACTTGTAAGCCTTTTGAAAGACCCATGATTTCAACGAAATGTGGCCATGTTTTCGATAAAATAGGTATTGAAAACTATCTGAAGGGCACCCGTGACGGTAAGAGAGAATGCCCACAAGCTGGTTGCAGTCACACCCTTAAGATGAGCgatttcaaagatgatgaaattatgaATTTACGTTGCAAAATCTCACAAATGATCGAACTGCGTGACAAAGAAACGGACATCTCTGCTGAAAATGTACTGGACGTACTATAA
- the EAF5 gene encoding Eaf5p (similar to Saccharomyces cerevisiae EAF5 (YEL018W); ancestral locus Anc_1.447) → MEPIVAELIVLQLIYNMLLPKLTKSSDGTVQEDDLVMNNTIKLSLVKLTNEIQNNIIVNRIDEYTKLNINDILKIIKELFPLQRIIVVDGQLSFQNLKIVEIKKLILDKYETFKTKQIEAITELEDKILSEDTTTTASQPHIQTKATTIKKNVDPRREKLLQLYRDTVLNKLQHKNKILDKLYENFNENSSKIVNELLNLDQIKTTTPVSVHNLQLILQKSISDGIMCNVAYSPQWQIARKSQTELNDTVEFMRRALE, encoded by the coding sequence ATGGAGCCCATCGTTGCGGAATTGATTGTATTGCAACTAATTTACAACATGCTTTTGCCCAAGTTGACAAAATCCAGCGATGGAACGGTGCAAGAAGATGACTTAGTGATGAATAACACTATCAAATTGTCGTTGGTAAAACTAACGAATGAAATACAGAATAATATCATTGTGAATCGGATTGATGAGTATACGAAACTGAATATCAATGACATATTAAAGATTATCAAGGAGTTGTTCCCGCTGCAGAGGATTATTGTTGTGGATGGGCAGTTGAgtttccaaaatttgaaaattgtagaaattaaaaaattgatccTAGACAAATACGAAACGTTTAAGACTAAACAGATTGAGGCTATCACCGAATTGGAAGATAAGATCTTGAGTGAAGATACCACGACAACTGCGTCGCAACCTCATATACAGACAAAGGCCACTACGATAAAGAAAAACGTCGACCCAAGGCGTGAAAAGTTGTTACAATTGTACAGAGACACTGTGCTGAACAAGTTGCAACATAAGAACAAGATTCTTGACAAATTATATGAGAATTTCAACGAAAATTCGAGCAAAATTGTGAATGAATTGTTAAATTTGGACCAAATTAAGACAACAACGCCCGTAAGCGTGCATAACTTGCAATTAATCCTGCAAAAATCAATCAGTGATGGGATTATGTGCAATGTAGCATATTCTCCACAGTGGCAAATCGCGAGAAAGTCGCAGACTGAACTCAATGATACCGTTGAATTCATGCGTAGAGCATTAGAATGA